One Deltaproteobacteria bacterium genomic window carries:
- a CDS encoding ATP-binding cassette domain-containing protein, with product MARAEFERVSKRFDDVVALADFTLAVEDGELVTVLGPSGCGKSTLLRLTAGLEALSSGSIRVGGRPIERLAPHERDVAMVFQSYALYPHMTVRGNIEFPLRMHGVAREDRRRRVEDVAALVEIGEMLDRRPAQLSGGQRQRVALARALVRHPALFLLDEPLSNVDAPLRAALRQHIRALQRRLGVTTLYVTHEQAEAMTLGDRMVVLARGRIQQVDAPGAVYERPANTFVAGFLGLPPMNLLEAECADGVLRVGDQRLAVPPSVQARLGGSRRAIVGVRPEAFMAAQGEQADGLVAVPDPARRELLGAETIVRARVGQDEVTVRLPGPGAELPRRVAAPLGALHFFAAESGVRLGP from the coding sequence ATGGCGCGCGCCGAGTTCGAGCGGGTCTCCAAGCGCTTCGACGACGTCGTCGCGCTCGCCGACTTCACGCTCGCGGTCGAGGACGGCGAGCTGGTCACCGTGCTCGGCCCCTCGGGCTGCGGCAAGTCGACTCTGCTGCGCCTCACGGCGGGGCTCGAGGCGCTCTCGAGCGGCTCGATCCGCGTCGGCGGCCGGCCGATCGAGCGCCTCGCGCCGCACGAACGCGACGTGGCGATGGTCTTCCAGAGCTACGCCCTCTACCCGCACATGACGGTACGCGGGAACATCGAGTTTCCGCTCCGCATGCATGGCGTGGCACGCGAGGACCGCCGGCGGCGGGTCGAGGACGTGGCCGCCCTCGTGGAGATCGGCGAGATGCTCGACCGCCGTCCCGCCCAGCTCTCCGGGGGCCAGCGCCAGCGGGTGGCGCTCGCCCGGGCGCTCGTCCGCCATCCTGCGCTCTTCCTCCTCGACGAGCCGCTGTCGAACGTCGACGCGCCGCTGCGCGCGGCGCTGCGGCAGCACATCCGCGCGCTGCAGCGCCGCCTCGGCGTGACCACCCTCTACGTGACCCACGAGCAGGCCGAAGCGATGACCCTGGGAGATCGCATGGTGGTGCTGGCGCGCGGGCGTATCCAGCAGGTGGACGCGCCGGGCGCCGTCTACGAGCGGCCGGCGAACACCTTCGTGGCCGGCTTCCTCGGCCTGCCGCCGATGAACCTGCTCGAGGCGGAGTGTGCGGACGGGGTGCTGCGGGTGGGCGATCAGCGCCTCGCCGTGCCGCCGTCGGTGCAGGCGCGGCTGGGCGGGTCGCGGCGCGCCATCGTCGGCGTGCGGCCGGAGGCGTTCATGGCCGCGCAGGGCGAGCAAGCCGACGGACTGGTCGCGGTGCCGGACCCGGCCCGCCGCGAGCTGCTCGGCGCCGAGACGATCGTGCGCGCGCGGGTGGGGCAGGACGAGGTGACGGTACGCCTCCCCGGGCCGGGCGCCGAGCTGCCCCGGCGCGTGGCGGCGCCCCTCGGCGCGCTCCACTTCTTCGCGGCGGAGAGCGGGGTGCGCCTCGGTCCGTGA
- a CDS encoding PIN domain nuclease, translated as MTRVILDTNLYVGWLNRGLHADLMLEPGLVRYLSAVVHMELRVGATTRSARRALEQLARPYAAAGRLVAPRAGLFRDAGQVLQELRRKGRDVRRAALVNDLLIALTARDLGATVYTADAGDFEAMRAVRDFSLEVVGR; from the coding sequence GTGACGCGCGTCATCCTCGATACCAACCTCTACGTGGGGTGGCTCAATCGAGGTCTGCATGCCGACCTGATGCTCGAGCCGGGGCTCGTCCGCTACCTGAGCGCCGTCGTGCACATGGAGTTGCGGGTGGGGGCCACCACTCGATCTGCGCGGCGCGCCCTCGAGCAGCTCGCCCGCCCATACGCGGCCGCGGGGCGGCTCGTGGCGCCACGGGCAGGCCTGTTCCGCGACGCGGGGCAGGTGCTGCAGGAGTTGCGCCGGAAAGGTCGCGACGTCCGACGTGCCGCGCTGGTCAACGACCTCCTGATCGCGCTCACCGCCCGCGACCTCGGGGCGACCGTGTACACCGCCGACGCCGGCGACTTCGAAGCGATGCGGGCCGTCCGCGACTTCTCGCTCGAGGTGGTCGGGCGCTGA
- the glk gene encoding glucokinase, with the protein MTLHVLAGDVGGTKTDLALYAFEPPRQLTLVRQQTYPSPRYPSLEAVLAEFVSASGVRVAAAAFGIPGPVLGDVVTTTNLPWRVEGAALARVVQCERVRLLNDLEATAYGTAFQPPEAFHTLNAGKPRPGNRAVIAAGTGLGQAFLPWDGTRYRAAATEGGHADFAPRDDQEWALACFLRRRHPGHVSVERAVSGPGLFAIFSFLVEELGRPVDPAVRERVATGDPGAVIGEAALHGECAVCAEAVGMLLGLYGAQAGNLALTVMAVGGVFVGGGMVVKLLPLVAGPFMRGFTAKGRYVGFMTDIPVRVLLDPATGRLGAAHAACDLLA; encoded by the coding sequence ATGACGCTTCACGTGCTGGCGGGCGACGTCGGCGGAACGAAGACCGACCTCGCCCTCTACGCGTTCGAACCGCCGCGGCAGCTGACGCTGGTGCGCCAGCAGACGTACCCGAGCCCGCGCTACCCGAGCCTCGAGGCCGTGCTGGCCGAGTTCGTCTCCGCGAGCGGCGTGCGCGTGGCCGCCGCGGCGTTCGGCATCCCCGGACCCGTGCTGGGCGACGTGGTGACCACGACGAACCTGCCCTGGCGCGTCGAGGGCGCGGCCCTCGCGCGCGTCGTCCAGTGCGAACGTGTGCGCCTGCTGAACGACCTCGAGGCGACCGCCTACGGGACGGCGTTCCAGCCGCCCGAGGCGTTCCACACGCTCAACGCCGGCAAGCCGCGGCCGGGCAACCGTGCCGTCATCGCCGCCGGCACCGGCCTCGGCCAGGCCTTTCTCCCCTGGGATGGCACTCGCTACCGGGCCGCGGCCACCGAAGGCGGTCACGCGGACTTCGCGCCGCGGGACGACCAGGAATGGGCGCTGGCCTGCTTCCTCCGCCGCCGCCACCCCGGGCACGTCTCCGTCGAGCGCGCGGTCTCGGGCCCCGGGCTGTTCGCCATCTTCTCGTTCCTGGTCGAGGAGCTCGGGCGTCCCGTCGACCCTGCCGTCCGGGAGCGCGTCGCGACCGGCGACCCTGGAGCCGTGATCGGCGAGGCCGCCCTCCACGGCGAGTGCGCCGTGTGCGCCGAGGCCGTCGGCATGCTCCTCGGCCTCTACGGGGCGCAGGCCGGCAACCTGGCGCTCACCGTCATGGCGGTCGGCGGCGTCTTCGTGGGCGGCGGCATGGTCGTGAAGCTGCTGCCGCTCGTGGCCGGGCCCTTCATGCGCGGCTTCACCGCGAAGGGTCGCTACGTGGGCTTCATGACCGACATCCCCGTCCGCGTCCTGCTCGACCCGGCGACCGGCCGGCTCGGCGCCGCCCACGCCGCCTGCGACCTGCTCGCCTGA
- a CDS encoding bifunctional transaldolase/phosoglucose isomerase: MRTGKVRQKAAAPAASPLVELQKLGLSPWHDNIHRALLVSGRLARMIADGDVTGLTSNPTIFEQAIASSADYDEELRALAAKRKTAEQIFEALAVRDVREAADLFLPVFKRTAGRDGFVSLEVAPRFAHDTDVTVREAHRLWRAVNRPNLMIKIPATRAGIPAIEQAIADGLNVNVTLIFALARYDAVMEAYLRGLDRRLTAGKRVDRIASVASFFVSRVDTAVDRLIDEKLRAGAGEATPLLGALRGQAAIANAKLAYAAFRRKFGSERFTTLARSGARVQRPLWASTSTKDPAYPDTYYVEALIGPDTVDTMPPATLTAYKDHGHPELRLERGVDEAERVLERLAQVGISMEAVTERLEVEGVAAFAQSYDALLATVAARREAVLVSERGGVALGRAAGRVEAAVREMDTARVGARLWQRDPTLWKADDPKHQAEIADRFGWLALVERMEARVAELEAFAAEVRHDGFERALVCGMGGSSLAPEVLRRAFGVASGSTDVAVLDSTDPAAVRSATAWSDPARTLYLISSKSGTTTEPNAFFRFFWERVRATKGDRAGENFVAITDPGTSLEKEAGERGFRRIFLNPPDVGGRYSALSYVGLVPAALLGIDLSRLLDRARRMRLACGPAVAARENPGLHLGAALGALARAGRDKLTLVASERVAAFGAWVEQLIAESTGKEGTGIVPVDGEPLGRPAAYGKDRVFVYLRLGPRHDRAVRTLARAGHPVVTLGLVDAYDLGGEFLRWEIATAAAAWVLGIDPFDQPDVQLAKDNTVRLLGEYAASGRLPDLPGAVALEAADFAPRLVAHLRSARPPDYVALTAYVERTARREKLLAELRTAIRDRFRVAATVGFGPRFLHSTGQLHKGGPPTAVVVQLSADEPADEPVPGAGYSFGVLERAQAVGDYEALVARGRRVLPVHLGRDVEAGLEAAVQAVRRGAARPRARRPPPRKARQTGT, encoded by the coding sequence ATGAGGACGGGCAAGGTGAGGCAGAAGGCGGCGGCACCCGCGGCGAGCCCACTCGTCGAGCTGCAGAAGCTCGGGCTGTCGCCGTGGCACGACAACATCCACCGCGCGCTGCTCGTGTCCGGGCGGCTCGCCCGCATGATCGCCGACGGCGACGTGACCGGCCTCACGTCCAATCCCACCATCTTCGAGCAGGCCATCGCTTCGAGCGCGGACTACGATGAGGAGCTGCGCGCCCTCGCCGCCAAGCGCAAGACGGCCGAGCAGATATTCGAGGCGCTCGCCGTCCGCGACGTCCGCGAGGCCGCCGACCTCTTCCTGCCGGTCTTCAAGCGGACGGCCGGCCGCGACGGCTTCGTCAGCCTCGAGGTGGCGCCCCGCTTCGCGCACGACACCGACGTGACCGTGCGGGAGGCGCACCGGCTCTGGCGAGCCGTCAACCGCCCGAACCTGATGATCAAGATCCCGGCCACGCGCGCCGGCATCCCCGCCATCGAGCAAGCGATCGCCGACGGGCTGAACGTCAACGTCACGCTCATCTTCGCGCTCGCCCGCTACGACGCGGTGATGGAGGCGTACCTCCGCGGCCTCGACCGGCGCCTCACCGCGGGCAAGCGCGTCGACCGGATCGCCTCGGTGGCGAGCTTCTTCGTGAGCCGCGTCGACACGGCGGTCGACCGGCTGATCGACGAGAAGCTCCGCGCCGGCGCCGGCGAGGCCACGCCGCTGCTCGGGGCGCTCAGGGGGCAGGCCGCGATCGCCAACGCCAAGCTCGCCTACGCCGCCTTCCGCCGCAAGTTCGGCAGCGAGCGCTTCACCACGCTCGCCCGCTCGGGCGCGCGCGTGCAGCGGCCGCTGTGGGCGAGCACCTCGACCAAGGACCCGGCCTACCCCGACACGTACTACGTCGAGGCGCTCATCGGGCCGGACACCGTCGACACCATGCCCCCGGCCACGCTCACCGCCTACAAGGACCACGGGCATCCCGAGCTGCGCCTCGAGCGAGGCGTCGACGAGGCGGAGCGCGTCCTCGAGCGGCTCGCGCAGGTGGGCATCAGCATGGAGGCCGTGACGGAGCGGCTCGAGGTCGAAGGGGTGGCGGCGTTCGCCCAGTCCTACGACGCACTGCTCGCGACGGTGGCGGCGCGGCGCGAGGCGGTGCTGGTGAGCGAACGCGGCGGCGTCGCGCTGGGGCGCGCCGCCGGCCGGGTCGAGGCAGCGGTCCGGGAGATGGACACCGCGCGGGTCGGCGCGCGACTCTGGCAGCGGGACCCCACCTTGTGGAAGGCGGACGACCCCAAGCACCAGGCGGAGATTGCCGACCGCTTCGGCTGGCTCGCCCTGGTCGAGCGGATGGAGGCGCGCGTCGCCGAGCTGGAGGCGTTCGCCGCCGAGGTGCGCCACGACGGCTTCGAGCGCGCGCTCGTCTGCGGCATGGGCGGCTCGTCGCTCGCCCCCGAGGTGCTCCGCCGGGCCTTCGGCGTCGCAAGCGGCTCGACGGACGTCGCGGTGCTCGACTCCACCGACCCGGCCGCGGTCCGCAGCGCCACGGCGTGGAGCGATCCGGCGCGCACGCTCTACCTGATCTCGTCCAAGTCGGGCACGACCACCGAGCCGAACGCGTTCTTCCGGTTCTTCTGGGAGCGGGTGCGCGCGACGAAGGGCGACCGGGCGGGCGAGAACTTCGTGGCCATCACGGACCCCGGCACCTCGCTGGAGAAGGAGGCCGGCGAGCGGGGGTTCCGGCGAATCTTCCTGAACCCGCCCGACGTCGGCGGCCGCTACTCGGCGCTGTCCTACGTCGGGCTGGTGCCGGCCGCCCTCCTCGGCATCGACCTCTCCCGCCTTCTCGACCGCGCCCGGCGCATGCGGCTCGCCTGCGGGCCCGCGGTCGCGGCGCGTGAGAACCCGGGCCTGCATCTCGGCGCCGCGCTCGGCGCGCTCGCCCGTGCCGGGCGGGACAAGCTCACGCTCGTCGCGTCCGAGCGGGTGGCAGCGTTCGGCGCCTGGGTAGAGCAGCTGATCGCCGAGTCGACCGGCAAGGAGGGCACCGGGATCGTCCCCGTCGACGGCGAGCCGCTCGGGCGTCCGGCGGCCTACGGGAAGGATCGCGTCTTCGTCTACCTCCGTCTCGGACCACGCCACGACCGCGCCGTCCGGACGCTGGCGCGCGCGGGGCACCCCGTGGTCACGCTCGGCCTCGTCGACGCGTACGACCTCGGCGGCGAGTTCCTGCGCTGGGAGATCGCGACGGCGGCGGCCGCCTGGGTGCTCGGGATCGATCCGTTCGACCAGCCAGACGTGCAGCTGGCGAAGGACAACACCGTGCGGCTCCTCGGGGAATACGCGGCGTCCGGCCGGCTGCCGGACCTTCCGGGCGCCGTGGCGCTGGAGGCGGCGGACTTCGCCCCGCGGCTGGTCGCCCATCTCCGCTCGGCCCGGCCGCCCGACTACGTGGCCCTCACGGCGTACGTCGAACGCACGGCGCGACGCGAGAAGCTCCTTGCCGAGCTCCGTACGGCCATCCGCGACCGCTTCCGCGTCGCGGCAACCGTCGGCTTCGGCCCGCGCTTCCTGCACTCGACCGGGCAGCTCCACAAGGGCGGGCCGCCCACGGCCGTCGTCGTCCAGCTCTCCGCCGACGAGCCGGCAGACGAGCCGGTTCCGGGCGCCGGCTACAGCTTCGGCGTGCTGGAGCGGGCCCAGGCGGTCGGCGACTACGAGGCGCTCGTCGCGCGCGGCCGGCGCGTGCTGCCAGTCCACCTCGGCCGCGACGTCGAGGCGGGGCTCGAAGCCGCGGTGCAGGCCGTGCGGCGAGGCGCGGCCAGGCCACGGGCGCGTCGGCCGCCGCCGCGCAAGGCGCGTCAGACCGGCACCTGA
- the tkt gene encoding transketolase, with protein MPASALDTLSINTIRFLSADAVQKANSGHPGLPMGAAPMAYVLWTRFLAHNPADPRWPDRDRFVLSAGHGSMLLYSLLHLTGYDLPLEEIKSFRRLGSRTPGHPERHLTSGVETTTGPLGQGLGNAVGMAIAEAHLAARFNRPGHTIVDHHTYVLASDGDLMEGVGAEACSLAGHLGLGKLVVLYDDNRVSLAGSTSICFSEDVAGRFAAYGWHVERVPDGNDIDAVAKAIEQARGERARPSLLVVRTHIGYGAPHKQDTFEVHGSPLGEEELRAAKQNLGWPLEPSFLIPPQALEHFRRAVPRGEELQREWSQRLAAYRSAFPDLAAEFERRITGALPAAWDRDLPSFPADAKGMATRKASEAVLQALALRLPELAGGSADLDPSTFTWLKGAGDFQSPAASREGVQGAIGGPWGYEGRNLHFGVREHAMGAAVNGMAAHGGVIPYGSTFLIFSDYMRPALRLSALMELGTIWVYTHDSIGLGEDGPTHQPVEHYAALRAIPGLLFIRPCDAAETAWAWRVAIANRHRPTALALTRQNVPTLDRTAYAPADGLVRGAYVLNPGVSRFDVVLIATGSEVQHIVAAEQLLARHGVQARLVSMPCWELFDEQPADYRDRVLPPSVGARLAVETGVSLGWHRWVGPRGATLTLDRFGASAPGADVMRAFGFTAENVAERALGLVSR; from the coding sequence ATGCCGGCGTCCGCCCTCGATACGCTGTCGATCAATACCATCCGGTTCCTGTCGGCCGACGCGGTCCAGAAGGCCAACTCGGGCCATCCCGGCCTGCCGATGGGCGCGGCGCCGATGGCGTACGTGCTCTGGACCCGCTTCCTGGCGCACAACCCGGCCGACCCGCGATGGCCCGACCGCGACCGCTTCGTCCTCTCGGCCGGGCACGGCTCGATGCTGCTCTACTCGCTCCTGCACCTGACCGGCTACGACCTACCGCTCGAGGAGATCAAGAGCTTCCGGCGGCTCGGGAGCCGCACCCCGGGCCATCCCGAGCGCCACCTGACCTCCGGCGTCGAGACGACCACGGGTCCGCTCGGTCAGGGGCTCGGCAACGCCGTCGGGATGGCCATCGCCGAGGCCCACCTCGCCGCACGCTTCAACCGCCCCGGCCACACGATCGTCGACCACCACACCTACGTGCTCGCCAGCGACGGCGATCTCATGGAAGGCGTGGGGGCCGAGGCGTGCTCGCTGGCGGGGCACCTCGGCCTCGGCAAGCTCGTGGTCCTCTACGACGACAACCGCGTGTCGCTCGCCGGCAGCACCTCGATCTGCTTCAGCGAGGACGTGGCGGGGCGCTTCGCGGCATACGGCTGGCACGTCGAGCGGGTCCCGGACGGGAACGACATCGACGCCGTCGCGAAGGCCATCGAGCAGGCTCGCGGCGAGCGCGCGCGCCCGTCCCTCCTCGTCGTCCGCACCCACATCGGCTACGGCGCGCCGCACAAGCAGGACACCTTCGAGGTCCACGGCTCGCCCCTCGGCGAGGAGGAGCTGCGCGCCGCGAAGCAGAACCTCGGCTGGCCCCTCGAGCCATCCTTCCTCATCCCACCGCAGGCGCTCGAGCACTTCCGGCGCGCCGTGCCTCGTGGCGAGGAGCTCCAGCGGGAGTGGAGCCAGAGGCTTGCGGCCTACAGGTCGGCGTTTCCCGACCTCGCGGCCGAGTTCGAGCGGCGCATCACCGGCGCCCTGCCGGCCGCATGGGACCGGGACCTGCCGAGCTTTCCCGCCGACGCGAAGGGGATGGCGACGCGCAAGGCATCGGAGGCCGTGCTGCAGGCGCTCGCGCTGCGCCTGCCCGAGCTCGCCGGCGGCTCGGCCGACCTGGACCCCTCCACCTTCACCTGGCTCAAGGGCGCGGGCGACTTCCAGAGCCCGGCTGCGTCGCGCGAGGGCGTCCAGGGCGCGATCGGCGGGCCGTGGGGCTACGAGGGCCGAAACCTCCACTTCGGCGTCCGCGAGCACGCGATGGGCGCGGCCGTGAACGGCATGGCGGCGCACGGCGGCGTGATTCCCTACGGCTCGACGTTCCTCATCTTCTCGGACTACATGCGTCCGGCGCTCCGGTTGTCGGCGCTGATGGAGCTCGGCACGATCTGGGTGTACACGCACGACAGCATCGGCCTCGGGGAGGACGGACCGACCCATCAGCCCGTCGAGCACTATGCCGCGCTGCGCGCCATCCCGGGGCTCCTCTTCATCCGGCCGTGCGACGCCGCCGAGACCGCGTGGGCCTGGAGGGTCGCGATCGCGAATCGCCACCGCCCGACGGCGCTCGCGCTCACCCGGCAGAACGTGCCGACCCTCGACCGTACGGCGTACGCGCCGGCCGACGGCCTGGTGCGCGGCGCCTACGTGCTCAACCCGGGCGTGTCGCGTTTCGACGTCGTCCTGATCGCCACCGGCTCGGAGGTCCAGCACATCGTCGCCGCCGAGCAGCTCCTCGCTCGCCACGGCGTCCAGGCGCGCCTGGTCTCCATGCCCTGCTGGGAGCTCTTCGACGAGCAGCCGGCGGACTACCGCGACCGCGTGCTGCCGCCGTCGGTCGGCGCGCGGCTGGCCGTGGAGACCGGCGTCTCGCTCGGCTGGCATCGCTGGGTGGGCCCGCGCGGCGCGACGCTCACCCTCGACCGCTTCGGCGCGTCGGCGCCGGGTGCCGACGTCATGCGCGCCTTCGGCTTCACGGCCGAGAACGTCGCCGAGCGCGCGCTCGGCTTGGTGTCCCGGTGA
- a CDS encoding PH domain-containing protein has translation MPYVDRHLAPQERVVFRTRLHPVIFGNAVGFAAFVIFAATMIILHNDLAPATVRLVCLVTAAIAALGFVSPLVTWRTSEFAVTDRRVMIKVGLLSVHTVELLNPKVEAIGVDQTLAGRLLGYGTLRITGTGGTVEAFPRVARPDALRDAVMGQVGVSPVARAR, from the coding sequence ATGCCCTACGTCGACCGCCACCTGGCGCCGCAGGAACGCGTGGTGTTCCGCACCAGGCTGCATCCCGTCATCTTCGGCAACGCCGTCGGCTTTGCCGCCTTCGTGATCTTCGCGGCGACGATGATCATCCTCCACAACGATCTCGCGCCGGCAACCGTCCGCCTCGTCTGCCTCGTCACGGCCGCCATCGCCGCGCTCGGCTTCGTGTCGCCGCTGGTGACCTGGCGGACCTCGGAGTTCGCGGTCACCGATCGGCGGGTGATGATCAAGGTGGGCCTCCTCTCCGTCCACACCGTGGAGCTGCTCAACCCGAAGGTCGAGGCGATCGGCGTCGACCAGACCCTCGCCGGCCGCCTCCTCGGCTACGGCACGCTCCGCATCACGGGCACGGGCGGGACCGTCGAGGCCTTTCCACGGGTGGCGCGGCCCGATGCCCTGCGCGACGCCGTCATGGGGCAGGTGGGCGTCTCCCCCGTGGCGCGCGCGCGGTAG
- a CDS encoding DUF1624 domain-containing protein, with amino-acid sequence MGRRSHQKAARSASRSPIGTESSRPGPAPSTDGHFSLDGGFAPALETAGRGRKRGMPERRIVFVDAARGLAVALALYIHSLATFGSWYRLPLLGQGLVRLITSAATPTFVVLFGAMLEMVYYRGLVQGGAARVRTRLLHRSWSCYVAYLATVAASVLGGRRGVLHGVAAALSLGDSQYGNILKFYAFALLLAIPLLDFRRRRGLVPTVVVGLVPWAAVFWLDRVAWPPPSSHLSYLTAMLVGRPVGRAWISLLHSQALIVVGMTIGWSLSAGSETRRWTVFYRTATIVFLAALAVACAVMVGLGPRQALAGYLTLRFRASHHVGYYAFGLLEATTLLIGLSLLLPPRLPYSARLAPFLCLGRSSLFAFTLGNCLLDFWPRSWQLPVATGFLAGALVPPLVMCVVLLVDARLLDPIPARATPATVPPALRPHEH; translated from the coding sequence ATGGGCAGGAGAAGCCACCAGAAGGCTGCGCGCTCCGCGAGCCGATCGCCCATCGGCACGGAGTCTAGTCGCCCCGGCCCGGCTCCATCCACTGACGGGCATTTTTCGCTTGACGGCGGTTTCGCGCCCGCCTTAGAAACCGCGGGACGGGGTCGCAAGCGCGGCATGCCTGAGCGCCGGATCGTGTTCGTCGACGCCGCCCGCGGCCTGGCCGTGGCGCTCGCCCTCTACATCCACAGCCTCGCGACCTTCGGCTCGTGGTATCGGCTCCCGCTGCTCGGTCAGGGACTCGTTCGCCTGATCACGAGCGCCGCCACGCCGACCTTCGTCGTGCTGTTCGGCGCCATGCTCGAGATGGTCTACTACCGCGGCCTCGTGCAGGGCGGCGCCGCCCGGGTGCGCACCCGGCTGCTCCACCGCAGCTGGAGCTGCTACGTCGCCTACCTCGCCACCGTCGCGGCCAGCGTGCTCGGCGGCCGGCGCGGCGTGCTGCACGGAGTCGCCGCCGCCCTGTCGCTCGGCGATTCGCAGTACGGGAACATTCTCAAGTTCTACGCGTTCGCTCTCCTGCTGGCGATCCCGCTGCTCGACTTCCGACGGCGCCGCGGCCTGGTTCCAACGGTCGTCGTCGGCCTGGTCCCCTGGGCGGCGGTGTTCTGGCTCGACCGCGTGGCCTGGCCGCCGCCGTCGAGTCACCTCTCGTACCTGACCGCGATGCTGGTCGGACGGCCGGTGGGACGCGCCTGGATCAGCCTCCTCCACAGCCAGGCTCTCATCGTGGTCGGGATGACCATCGGCTGGAGTCTCTCGGCGGGAAGCGAGACGCGGCGCTGGACCGTCTTCTACCGGACCGCGACCATCGTTTTTCTCGCCGCCCTGGCCGTGGCCTGCGCCGTGATGGTCGGGCTCGGGCCGCGGCAGGCCCTCGCCGGCTACCTGACGCTCCGCTTCCGGGCGAGCCACCACGTCGGCTACTACGCCTTCGGGCTCCTCGAGGCGACGACGCTTCTCATCGGACTCTCGCTCCTGCTGCCGCCGCGCCTGCCATACAGCGCGCGGCTCGCGCCCTTCCTCTGCCTCGGGCGGTCTTCGCTCTTCGCCTTCACGCTCGGCAACTGCCTCCTCGATTTCTGGCCGCGCTCCTGGCAACTGCCGGTGGCGACCGGTTTCCTCGCGGGCGCGCTCGTGCCGCCGCTGGTGATGTGCGTCGTGCTGCTCGTCGACGCCCGCCTGCTCGATCCCATCCCGGCACGCGCCACGCCGGCAACTGTCCCCCCCGCGCTGCGCCCGCACGAGCACTGA
- a CDS encoding DUF779 domain-containing protein — translation MPGCEGMTPRAHRLLARVRAEAGGEPFAFMISGGCCGGTNPVLCRRSSIIEGFDVRLGEADGIAVYAHPEHARYLASDRFVIDALDGVRSDTFSLEIPHGGRFVLRELPDEGS, via the coding sequence ATGCCCGGCTGCGAGGGGATGACGCCCCGGGCGCACCGGCTGCTCGCGCGGGTGCGCGCCGAGGCGGGCGGCGAGCCCTTCGCCTTCATGATCAGCGGCGGCTGCTGCGGGGGGACCAACCCCGTCCTCTGCCGCCGCTCGAGCATCATCGAAGGCTTCGACGTGCGGCTCGGCGAGGCCGACGGGATCGCTGTCTACGCCCACCCCGAGCATGCGCGCTACCTCGCGTCGGATCGCTTCGTCATCGACGCGCTCGACGGCGTGCGGAGCGACACCTTCTCGCTCGAGATCCCGCACGGCGGCCGCTTCGTCTTGCGCGAGCTGCCCGACGAAGGGTCCTGA